In Vibrio tritonius, the following are encoded in one genomic region:
- the rluC gene encoding 23S rRNA pseudouridine(955/2504/2580) synthase RluC, translating to MSEIKTQVQFVDIDEDMAGQRIDNFLRNQLKNIPKSVIYRILRKGEVRVNKKRVKAEYKIAAGDIVRVPPVTISVQDDQPAAPVSTNLHKVAELESCIVYEDDHMLVLNKPSGTAVHGGSGLKFGAIEALRALRPQARFLELVHRIDRDTSGLLLVAKKRSALRHLQAQFREKTIQKYYYALVMGKWDTKCKAVNAPLLKNDVNSIVRVNPQGKPSETRFKILESFKEATLVQASPITGRTHQIRVHVQYMGHPIAWDDRYGDQRFDAYTSKFGIKRLFLHAANIKFVHPGTEKAMELNAPLDKNLENALSKLRQA from the coding sequence ATGAGCGAAATCAAAACACAAGTCCAGTTCGTTGATATCGACGAAGACATGGCTGGTCAGCGCATTGATAACTTTCTGCGCAACCAATTAAAGAATATTCCGAAAAGCGTGATTTACCGCATCCTGCGTAAAGGCGAGGTTCGCGTTAATAAAAAGCGGGTTAAAGCAGAATACAAAATTGCTGCAGGTGACATTGTACGTGTGCCGCCAGTGACTATTTCTGTGCAAGATGACCAACCCGCTGCCCCAGTAAGTACTAACTTACACAAAGTAGCTGAGTTGGAATCGTGTATTGTCTATGAAGACGATCATATGCTAGTGCTGAATAAGCCATCGGGTACAGCCGTCCACGGTGGTAGTGGCTTGAAGTTTGGTGCGATTGAGGCGTTAAGAGCTTTACGACCTCAGGCGCGCTTTCTCGAGTTGGTTCATCGCATTGACCGTGACACTTCAGGTCTGTTGCTGGTGGCAAAAAAACGTTCTGCGCTGCGACATTTACAAGCTCAGTTCAGAGAGAAAACCATTCAGAAATACTATTATGCCTTGGTGATGGGGAAGTGGGATACCAAATGCAAAGCGGTGAACGCTCCTCTGCTGAAGAATGACGTGAACAGTATTGTTCGTGTTAACCCGCAAGGTAAACCCTCTGAAACACGTTTTAAAATATTAGAGTCGTTCAAAGAGGCGACCCTGGTTCAGGCGAGTCCTATTACTGGGCGTACTCACCAAATTCGCGTCCATGTTCAGTACATGGGGCACCCAATTGCTTGGGATGACCGCTATGGCGATCAACGGTTTGATGCCTATACGTCGAAGTTCGGCATAAAGCGTCTGTTTCTTCATGCGGCAAATATTAAGTTTGTGCACCCTGGAACAGAAAAAGCCATGGAGCTCAATGCCCCGTTGGATAAAAACCTCGAAAACGCTTTAAGTAAATTACGCCAAGCTTAA
- a CDS encoding Maf family protein, translating into MQNYQLVLASTSIFRQQLLEKLAIPFITAKPDCDETPITGETAEQLVTRLAAKKAQSCQLSKASLVIGSDQVCVIDGNIVGKPLSEAVAVEQLLSQSGKCIRFYTGLALYNTVTKETQVALDHFDVHFRHLTRSQVETYVRKEQPLYCAGSFKSEGLGIALFERLKGDDPNSLIGLPLIKLITMLEHAGHPVL; encoded by the coding sequence ATGCAAAATTACCAACTGGTTTTAGCCTCAACATCTATTTTTCGTCAGCAATTGCTCGAAAAATTAGCCATTCCATTTATCACCGCCAAACCAGATTGCGATGAAACCCCAATAACAGGGGAAACAGCAGAACAACTCGTTACTCGCCTTGCGGCAAAAAAAGCGCAGTCTTGTCAGCTTTCAAAGGCCAGTTTGGTTATTGGCAGTGATCAAGTTTGCGTCATCGATGGCAACATTGTCGGTAAACCGCTCTCAGAAGCTGTGGCAGTTGAGCAACTACTCAGTCAAAGTGGAAAATGCATCCGCTTTTATACGGGACTTGCTTTATACAACACGGTAACAAAAGAGACTCAAGTCGCCCTAGATCACTTTGATGTTCATTTTCGACACTTAACCCGTTCGCAAGTGGAAACGTATGTGCGTAAAGAACAACCTCTTTACTGTGCCGGCAGCTTTAAAAGTGAAGGACTAGGCATTGCGTTATTTGAACGCCTCAAAGGAGACGACCCAAATAGTTTAATTGGCTTGCCCTTAATTAAACTCATTACCATGCTCGAACACGCTGGACACCCAGTTCTTTAG
- the yceD gene encoding 23S rRNA accumulation protein YceD — MQKVKIPRTIDPGKAAQKRLDYDGIIQVSLFKRLTESVEGVKRDAQVSLSFGLDEQRLVVISGKANIQVDLECQRCNEVFAHECDVEFTYTPYYSAKSEEDAPEEYDLVDLNDFGELDVIQLVEDEFILNLPQVAMHDESECSVNSNNLVFGELPEEIVEEKPNPFDVLKSLKK; from the coding sequence ATGCAAAAGGTAAAAATACCGCGAACGATAGATCCTGGGAAAGCGGCTCAGAAACGACTTGATTACGATGGCATCATCCAAGTCAGTCTTTTCAAGCGCTTAACAGAATCGGTCGAAGGCGTTAAACGCGACGCTCAAGTGTCATTGTCATTTGGGTTAGATGAACAGCGACTTGTTGTTATCTCTGGTAAAGCTAACATACAAGTTGATTTAGAGTGTCAACGCTGTAATGAAGTTTTCGCACATGAGTGCGATGTCGAATTTACTTATACGCCTTACTACAGTGCGAAAAGTGAAGAAGACGCTCCGGAAGAGTATGATTTGGTAGATCTTAACGATTTCGGTGAACTTGATGTTATTCAGCTAGTTGAAGACGAGTTCATTCTAAACTTACCCCAAGTTGCGATGCATGATGAGTCTGAATGTAGCGTTAATTCAAACAACTTGGTGTTTGGTGAACTTCCAGAAGAAATTGTGGAAGAAAAGCCGAATCCATTCGATGTTTTAAAAAGTTTGAAGAAATAA
- the rpmF gene encoding 50S ribosomal protein L32, whose product MAVQQNRKSRARRGMRRSHDALTTAAVSVDATSGETHLRHNVTADGYYRGKKVINK is encoded by the coding sequence ATGGCCGTACAACAAAACCGTAAATCACGTGCACGTCGTGGTATGCGTCGTTCACATGATGCACTAACTACTGCTGCTGTATCTGTAGATGCGACTTCTGGTGAAACTCACCTACGTCACAACGTGACTGCTGACGGTTACTACCGTGGCAAAAAGGTTATCAACAAGTAA
- the plsX gene encoding phosphate acyltransferase PlsX, whose protein sequence is MHNLTVALDAMGGDFGPRVTVPAAVQALSHFPELKVSLVGDQSQIAHQLSLLGCKADARLSIVHCDRTISDSAKPSLALRHSAGTSMGVSIDLVAEGKADACVSAGNTGALMALSRFRLKLLPGIDRPALVSALPTASGHKTWMLDLGANVSSDADSLFQFAVMGAALAEEHLGRAPRVAILNIGAEEIKGNDLVKRCAEMLNQTQEVNYIGYIESNQLLLDVADVVVCDGFVGNVCLKACEGTAQLFIDKLRACFSASSIKGWIARKLFSDLFIELKTLNPDQYNGASLLGLRGIVIKSHGRADVSAVVNAISEAVHEIKRQVPSRISDRLEAVLLERHY, encoded by the coding sequence TTGCATAATTTAACCGTTGCACTTGATGCAATGGGCGGTGATTTCGGTCCCCGTGTCACAGTGCCTGCCGCCGTGCAGGCACTGTCGCATTTCCCTGAGTTGAAAGTGTCCCTCGTGGGTGACCAGTCGCAAATTGCCCACCAATTGTCTCTGTTGGGTTGCAAAGCAGATGCTCGTTTGAGCATTGTGCATTGTGATCGGACGATATCTGACTCAGCGAAACCTTCGCTCGCACTTCGTCACAGTGCAGGAACCTCCATGGGAGTTTCTATTGACCTTGTGGCTGAAGGGAAAGCCGATGCATGTGTTAGCGCCGGAAATACCGGTGCATTAATGGCACTCTCCCGATTTCGACTTAAACTATTACCTGGTATCGATAGACCTGCGTTAGTCTCGGCCCTTCCAACGGCCAGCGGACATAAGACGTGGATGCTCGATTTAGGGGCAAACGTGTCGAGTGATGCAGACTCTTTGTTTCAATTTGCCGTGATGGGTGCAGCGTTAGCTGAGGAACATTTAGGGCGAGCTCCACGCGTTGCGATATTAAATATCGGTGCTGAGGAAATAAAAGGTAACGACCTTGTCAAACGTTGTGCGGAAATGCTCAATCAAACACAAGAGGTAAACTATATCGGTTATATTGAAAGTAATCAGTTACTTCTCGATGTTGCTGACGTAGTCGTTTGTGATGGTTTTGTTGGCAACGTCTGTTTGAAGGCATGTGAAGGCACTGCTCAACTCTTTATTGATAAGCTTAGAGCTTGTTTTTCAGCTTCATCCATAAAGGGTTGGATTGCTCGAAAACTGTTTTCAGATTTATTTATCGAACTAAAAACACTGAACCCCGACCAGTATAACGGTGCAAGTTTGCTAGGATTGCGCGGCATTGTCATAAAAAGTCATGGAAGAGCTGATGTATCCGCTGTCGTAAATGCAATTTCCGAGGCGGTACACGAAATTAAACGACAAGTACCCAGCCGGATAAGCGATCGTTTGGAAGCGGTTTTACTCGAGAGGCATTATTAG
- a CDS encoding beta-ketoacyl-ACP synthase III — translation MNSKILGTGSYLPSQIRTNADLEKMVDTSDEWIVTRTGIRERRISAENETVADMATIAAKNAIEMAGIDKDDIDMIILATTSGSHTFPSSACQVQGNLGIKGCPAFDIAAACSGFMYGLSIADQHVKSGMCKNVLVIGADALSKTCDPTDRSTIILFGDGAGAVVIGASEEPGILSTHIYADGEFGDLLSLEVPQRGSGDTDKWLHMAGNEVFKVAVTQLSRLVKTTLAANNMNKSELDWLVPHQANLRIISATAKKLSMSLDQVVVTLDRHGNTSAATVPTALDEAVRDGRIKRGQTLLLEAFGGGFTWGSALVKF, via the coding sequence ATGAATAGCAAAATATTAGGAACAGGCAGCTACCTGCCATCTCAGATTCGCACAAATGCGGACCTAGAGAAAATGGTAGACACAAGTGATGAGTGGATCGTAACTCGTACCGGGATTCGTGAACGTCGTATTTCTGCCGAAAACGAAACCGTAGCGGACATGGCAACCATTGCTGCGAAGAATGCGATTGAGATGGCCGGTATCGATAAAGACGATATCGACATGATTATTCTCGCAACTACTAGCGGCAGTCATACATTTCCGTCATCTGCATGTCAGGTACAAGGTAATTTAGGTATCAAAGGCTGCCCAGCATTTGATATCGCAGCTGCATGTTCTGGCTTTATGTATGGGCTTTCTATTGCCGATCAGCATGTTAAATCAGGAATGTGTAAAAATGTATTGGTGATCGGTGCTGATGCATTATCAAAAACCTGTGATCCAACAGATCGTTCAACCATTATCCTGTTTGGTGATGGCGCAGGCGCTGTTGTGATTGGTGCAAGTGAAGAGCCAGGTATTCTTTCTACTCATATCTATGCCGATGGTGAGTTTGGTGATTTGCTCAGCCTTGAAGTCCCTCAGCGCGGTAGCGGTGACACGGACAAATGGCTGCACATGGCAGGTAATGAAGTATTTAAAGTGGCAGTGACTCAGTTGTCTCGTCTCGTGAAAACAACGCTTGCTGCTAATAATATGAATAAGTCTGAGTTGGATTGGTTAGTTCCTCACCAAGCAAACTTACGCATTATTTCAGCGACAGCAAAGAAATTGTCTATGTCGCTTGATCAAGTCGTTGTTACTCTTGATCGACATGGTAATACGTCTGCAGCAACGGTTCCGACCGCACTCGACGAAGCAGTGCGCGATGGCCGTATTAAACGCGGTCAGACACTACTGCTTGAAGCATTCGGTGGTGGTTTTACTTGGGGCTCTGCCCTAGTTAAGTTTTAA
- the fabD gene encoding ACP S-malonyltransferase, protein MSKFAIVFPGQGSQAVGMLADLGEQYDVVKQTFAEASEALGYDLWALVQDGPVEDLNQTFRTQPALLAASVAIWRVWQELGLEQPEVLAGHSLGEYSALVCAGVIDFKEAIKLVALRGQLMQEAVPAGTGAMYAIIGLADDAIAQACNEAAQGEVVSPVNFNSPGQVVIAGQKAAVERAGALCKEAGAKRALPLPVSVPSHCALMKPAADKLAEALKAIEFNEPKLPVINNVDVAAETAPEKIKDALVRQLYSPVRWTEGVEKMHAQGIEKLIEMGPGKVLTGLTKRIVKALDAAAVNDVASLDAVK, encoded by the coding sequence ATGAGCAAGTTTGCTATCGTCTTTCCGGGTCAAGGTTCTCAAGCTGTAGGTATGCTTGCTGATCTTGGTGAACAGTATGATGTTGTTAAACAAACTTTCGCTGAAGCGTCTGAAGCTTTAGGCTACGATTTGTGGGCACTTGTACAAGATGGTCCTGTAGAAGATTTGAACCAAACTTTCCGTACACAGCCTGCATTGCTAGCAGCATCTGTTGCTATTTGGCGTGTTTGGCAAGAGCTGGGCTTAGAACAGCCAGAAGTTCTTGCTGGTCATAGCTTGGGTGAATACTCAGCGTTGGTTTGTGCTGGTGTTATCGACTTTAAAGAAGCGATTAAATTGGTGGCTCTACGTGGTCAACTGATGCAAGAAGCGGTTCCTGCTGGTACGGGCGCTATGTATGCAATTATCGGTCTGGCTGATGATGCAATCGCGCAGGCTTGTAACGAAGCAGCGCAAGGTGAAGTGGTTTCTCCTGTAAACTTCAACTCACCAGGTCAAGTGGTTATTGCTGGTCAAAAAGCAGCAGTAGAACGCGCTGGCGCTCTATGTAAAGAAGCGGGTGCAAAACGTGCACTTCCACTTCCTGTTTCTGTGCCATCTCACTGTGCACTAATGAAACCAGCCGCAGACAAGTTAGCGGAAGCATTAAAGGCTATCGAATTCAACGAGCCTAAACTGCCAGTTATCAACAACGTTGATGTTGCTGCAGAAACTGCTCCTGAAAAAATTAAAGATGCGCTTGTACGTCAACTTTACAGCCCAGTGCGTTGGACTGAAGGTGTAGAGAAAATGCACGCACAAGGCATCGAAAAACTGATCGAAATGGGTCCAGGTAAAGTGTTAACTGGCCTGACTAAACGTATCGTTAAAGCGCTAGATGCAGCTGCAGTCAATGACGTAGCTTCTCTTGATGCTGTTAAGTAA
- the fabG gene encoding 3-oxoacyl-ACP reductase FabG: MNLEGKVALVTGASRGIGKAIAELLAERGAKVIGTATSESGAEAISAYLGENGKGLALNVTDVESIEAVLKNITDEFGGVDILVNNAGITRDNLLMRMKDDEWTDILDTNLTSIFRLSKAVLRGMMKKRHGRIINIGSVVGTMGNAGQTNYAAAKAGVIGFTKSMAREVASRGVTVNTVAPGFIETDMTKALNDEQRAATLSQVPAGRLGDPREIASAVVFLASPEAAYITGETLHVNGGMYMV, translated from the coding sequence ATGAATCTTGAAGGCAAAGTGGCTCTTGTCACTGGCGCAAGCCGTGGTATTGGTAAAGCGATTGCTGAATTATTGGCTGAACGTGGTGCTAAAGTGATTGGTACTGCAACCAGCGAAAGTGGTGCTGAAGCCATTAGTGCATACCTTGGCGAAAACGGCAAAGGTCTAGCATTAAATGTAACAGATGTAGAATCTATTGAAGCGGTTCTAAAAAACATCACTGATGAGTTTGGTGGCGTGGACATTTTGGTTAATAATGCCGGTATTACACGTGATAACTTACTGATGCGTATGAAAGATGATGAGTGGACAGATATTCTGGATACCAACCTAACATCTATCTTCCGTCTATCTAAAGCTGTGTTACGCGGCATGATGAAAAAACGTCATGGCCGTATTATCAACATCGGTTCTGTTGTTGGTACTATGGGTAACGCAGGTCAAACTAACTACGCAGCAGCTAAAGCGGGTGTAATTGGTTTCACTAAATCTATGGCACGTGAAGTTGCTTCTCGTGGCGTAACAGTGAATACTGTAGCACCTGGTTTTATCGAAACTGATATGACAAAAGCGCTAAACGACGAACAGCGTGCAGCAACTTTGTCACAAGTTCCAGCGGGTCGCCTTGGTGATCCTCGTGAAATTGCTTCCGCAGTTGTATTCTTGGCATCTCCAGAAGCAGCGTATATTACGGGCGAAACTTTGCACGTAAATGGTGGCATGTACATGGTTTAA
- the acpP gene encoding acyl carrier protein, which yields MSNIEERVKKIIVEQLGVDEAEVKNEASFVEDLGADSLDTVELVMALEEEFDTEIPDEEAEKITTVQAAIDYVNSAQ from the coding sequence ATGAGCAACATCGAAGAACGCGTAAAGAAAATCATTGTTGAACAGCTAGGTGTAGACGAAGCAGAAGTTAAAAACGAAGCTTCTTTCGTTGAAGATCTAGGTGCTGATTCTCTAGACACTGTTGAGCTAGTAATGGCTCTAGAAGAGGAATTCGACACTGAGATTCCTGATGAAGAAGCAGAGAAAATCACTACTGTTCAAGCTGCGATCGACTACGTAAACAGCGCTCAGTAA
- the fabF gene encoding beta-ketoacyl-ACP synthase II, whose product MSKRRVVVTGMGMLSPVGNTVESSWKALLAGQSGIVNIEHFDTTNFSTRFAGLVKDFDCEEYMSKKDARKMDLFIQYGIAAGIQALNDSGLEITAENAPRVGVAIGSGIGGLDLIEAGHTALVEKGPRKVSPFFVPSTIVNMVAGNLSIMRGLRGPNIAISTACTTGLHNIGHAARMIAYGDADAMVAGGAEKASTPLGMAGFGAAKALSTRNDEPQKASRPWDKDRDGFVLGDGAGVIVLEEYEHAKARGAKIYAELVGFGMSGDAYHMTSPSSDGSGGALAMSAALRDAGLEGTQIGYVNAHGTSTPAGDVAEVKGIKLALGEEGAKQVLVSSTKSMTGHLLGAAGSVESIITIMSLVDQIVPPTINLENPEEGLDIDLVPNTARKVEGMEYAICNSFGFGGTNGSLIFKRMQ is encoded by the coding sequence GTGTCCAAGCGTCGTGTCGTTGTCACTGGCATGGGTATGTTGTCACCGGTAGGCAACACAGTAGAATCTTCTTGGAAAGCCCTGCTAGCTGGTCAAAGTGGTATCGTAAATATCGAACACTTTGATACTACTAATTTTTCAACTCGTTTCGCAGGTCTAGTAAAAGATTTTGATTGCGAAGAGTACATGTCTAAAAAAGATGCTCGTAAGATGGATTTGTTTATCCAGTACGGCATCGCTGCTGGCATTCAAGCTTTGAATGACTCAGGTCTAGAAATCACCGCAGAAAATGCTCCCCGCGTAGGTGTAGCTATCGGTTCTGGTATCGGTGGTCTTGACCTGATCGAAGCTGGTCACACAGCATTAGTCGAAAAGGGTCCACGTAAGGTTAGCCCATTTTTCGTCCCTTCAACCATCGTAAACATGGTTGCTGGTAACCTTTCTATTATGCGTGGTCTACGTGGTCCAAATATCGCGATTTCTACAGCATGTACGACAGGTCTACATAACATTGGCCATGCGGCTCGCATGATCGCTTACGGCGATGCAGACGCAATGGTGGCTGGTGGTGCTGAAAAAGCATCAACGCCACTAGGAATGGCTGGTTTCGGTGCGGCTAAAGCGCTTTCTACTCGTAATGATGAACCGCAAAAAGCTTCTCGCCCTTGGGATAAAGACCGAGATGGTTTTGTTCTAGGTGATGGCGCTGGTGTTATCGTTCTTGAAGAATATGAACACGCAAAAGCTCGTGGCGCTAAAATCTATGCTGAACTTGTTGGTTTTGGTATGTCTGGTGATGCTTATCACATGACTTCGCCTAGCTCTGATGGCTCAGGCGGTGCGCTAGCAATGTCTGCAGCACTACGTGATGCCGGTCTAGAAGGCACTCAAATCGGTTATGTGAATGCGCACGGTACATCAACTCCTGCAGGTGATGTTGCTGAAGTGAAAGGCATTAAACTGGCTCTTGGTGAAGAAGGTGCGAAGCAAGTTCTTGTTTCTTCGACTAAATCTATGACTGGTCACCTTCTAGGTGCTGCCGGTTCTGTAGAGTCTATCATCACTATTATGTCGCTAGTTGACCAAATCGTTCCGCCAACCATTAACCTGGAAAATCCAGAAGAAGGTTTGGATATCGATTTAGTTCCAAATACCGCACGTAAAGTAGAAGGTATGGAATACGCGATTTGTAACTCATTTGGTTTCGGTGGTACTAACGGTTCACTGATCTTCAAACGTATGCAGTAA
- the pabC gene encoding aminodeoxychorismate lyase: protein MIWVNGQATQHISVGDRSFQYGDGCFTTMLTCDGKIQFWDYHLERMQACLAKLGITQPDWSLVNNWLANATLPASQAGLKLHVSRGNGGRGYSPTQVTVPNVTISHFAFPEHYRQWQVDGLELGLCQQRLGINPLLAGHKHNNRLEQVLLKAEAEQQGFSDAVCCDVEGRVVETTMANLFWIKANQLFTPSLERAGVAGVARRVILERANALGLSVQVGDFSLTALTCADEVFASNAILGVAPVCQIGIERYEIGKQTRRFQEIFHSC from the coding sequence ATGATTTGGGTAAACGGCCAAGCGACACAGCATATTTCCGTTGGTGATCGTTCGTTCCAATACGGTGATGGTTGCTTCACGACTATGCTGACTTGTGATGGTAAGATTCAATTTTGGGATTACCACCTAGAGCGTATGCAAGCGTGTTTAGCCAAACTTGGTATTACGCAGCCCGATTGGTCTTTAGTGAATAACTGGCTGGCTAATGCCACGCTGCCAGCATCTCAGGCAGGGCTTAAACTGCATGTTAGCCGCGGAAATGGCGGACGTGGATATAGCCCTACTCAAGTGACTGTTCCCAATGTTACTATTAGCCACTTTGCGTTTCCTGAGCATTATCGTCAATGGCAAGTCGATGGGCTAGAGTTAGGTTTGTGTCAACAACGTTTGGGAATTAATCCTTTATTAGCCGGGCATAAACATAATAATCGCCTTGAACAGGTATTATTAAAAGCAGAAGCTGAGCAACAAGGCTTTAGTGATGCGGTATGTTGTGATGTAGAGGGGCGTGTTGTGGAAACAACAATGGCTAATCTATTTTGGATTAAAGCGAACCAGCTATTTACTCCATCACTTGAACGAGCTGGTGTGGCTGGTGTTGCTCGTCGTGTCATTTTGGAACGAGCAAACGCTTTAGGGCTTAGCGTTCAAGTTGGTGACTTTTCACTTACTGCTCTCACTTGTGCCGATGAGGTGTTTGCTTCTAACGCAATTCTAGGGGTAGCTCCCGTATGCCAAATTGGTATCGAACGCTATGAAATAGGAAAACAAACACGACGCTTTCAGGAGATTTTTCATTCGTGCTAA
- the mltG gene encoding endolytic transglycosylase MltG — protein sequence MLKKLAVIVIALFILATSGYFYINHAVNAYLKQSLTVQQEQIVTIPSGANINRAFSLLKDKGWVQTSFAEKFVRRLHPELVQIKAGTYQLEPNMSLNDAIELFRSGKEHQFAITFVEGSRFDEWLALLAKAPYLTHTLGDKSEQQIAKLLGIDRSKLEGLFLAETYHFTAGESDIDILRRAHHKLMAVLNDAWQHRQDKLPLKTPYDALTLASIIEKETAIESERERIASVFVNRLNKRMRLQTDPTVIYGMGDAYKGNIRKPDLRRPTPYNTYVIFGLPPTPIAMVGKNAINAAVNPEQSSYLYFVASGDGGHVFSKTLSEHNRAVRAYLNYLRKHK from the coding sequence GTGCTAAAGAAACTCGCTGTCATTGTTATCGCTTTATTTATCCTTGCGACGAGTGGCTATTTTTATATTAATCATGCAGTTAATGCCTATCTCAAACAATCACTGACTGTTCAACAAGAGCAGATAGTGACCATTCCTTCTGGTGCCAATATTAATCGTGCGTTCTCTTTGCTTAAAGATAAAGGGTGGGTACAGACCAGCTTTGCCGAGAAATTTGTGCGACGCTTGCATCCCGAACTGGTGCAAATCAAAGCAGGTACTTACCAACTTGAACCGAATATGTCGCTCAATGACGCAATTGAACTGTTTCGTTCTGGCAAAGAGCATCAATTCGCGATTACGTTTGTTGAGGGCAGTCGATTTGATGAGTGGCTTGCATTGCTGGCGAAAGCGCCTTATCTCACTCATACCTTAGGTGACAAATCTGAACAGCAAATTGCGAAGCTTCTCGGCATTGACCGCAGTAAGCTTGAAGGTTTGTTTCTCGCGGAAACGTATCACTTTACGGCAGGCGAGAGCGATATTGATATCTTACGTCGTGCTCACCACAAATTAATGGCTGTGCTTAATGATGCTTGGCAACATCGCCAAGATAAACTGCCACTAAAAACACCCTATGACGCGCTTACTTTGGCCTCTATTATCGAAAAAGAGACAGCAATCGAGAGTGAACGAGAGCGAATCGCGTCTGTATTTGTAAACCGTCTTAATAAACGGATGCGGTTGCAAACCGATCCTACGGTTATCTACGGGATGGGGGATGCCTATAAGGGGAATATTCGTAAACCCGATTTACGCAGGCCAACTCCTTATAACACGTACGTGATTTTTGGTTTGCCACCGACACCTATTGCAATGGTGGGCAAAAATGCCATCAATGCTGCGGTGAATCCAGAACAATCAAGTTACTTATACTTCGTTGCCAGTGGGGACGGAGGACATGTGTTCTCAAAAACTTTAAGTGAGCACAATCGCGCGGTACGCGCCTATTTAAACTATCTTAGAAAGCATAAATGA
- the tmk gene encoding dTMP kinase has translation MNGKFIVIEGLEGAGKSTAIQTVVETLAAHQVGNIVRTREPGGTVLAEKMRALVKEEHEGEVLQDMTELLLMYAARVQLVENVIKPALTRGDWVVGDRHDLSSQAYQGGGRQLSNATMQALKQTALGDFKPDFTLYLDIDPKVGLERARGRGELDRIEKMDISFFERTRARYQELAATDDLIVMINAQQSIDEVAADIRAALETWLAQ, from the coding sequence ATGAACGGTAAATTTATTGTCATCGAAGGCCTTGAAGGGGCGGGTAAAAGCACTGCAATTCAGACAGTCGTTGAGACATTAGCGGCTCATCAAGTTGGAAATATTGTCCGAACACGTGAACCTGGTGGTACCGTGTTGGCAGAAAAAATGCGTGCACTAGTAAAAGAAGAGCATGAAGGTGAAGTGCTGCAGGATATGACGGAGCTGCTGTTGATGTATGCAGCGCGTGTACAGTTAGTTGAAAACGTGATTAAACCCGCCCTTACTCGTGGTGACTGGGTGGTTGGAGATCGCCATGATCTTTCTTCTCAGGCATACCAAGGTGGTGGTCGTCAGTTGAGTAACGCGACGATGCAAGCGTTAAAACAAACTGCACTTGGCGATTTCAAACCCGATTTCACCTTGTATTTAGACATTGATCCGAAAGTGGGGTTAGAGCGTGCTCGTGGTCGAGGAGAGTTGGATCGTATTGAAAAAATGGACATCAGTTTTTTCGAGCGTACTCGTGCTCGTTATCAAGAACTTGCAGCTACGGATGATTTGATAGTGATGATCAATGCGCAGCAAAGCATAGACGAAGTAGCGGCAGATATTCGTGCAGCACTTGAGACATGGTTAGCCCAGTAG